TCGAAGAAATAaacgcaacatttttaaaatgttggcGCTATGTTGGAAGTTTCTACTTTTCGCAAACACATTTACACCTACACCCTCCAGCACTAACTAAAACAAGTATGAAAGCCCACACTACATGCTAATGAGGCAGTAAAACGTATTAAACTTAGCTCTAAGTTCTCCACTAAATAACCGTATACATATAATcacaatatttaaagaaatttgtgaataaaaataaaaactacttTGGTGATATCAAGCAAAAGGCAATTGAAACGAAATAAACATACAAGTATAATAACtactataataaattaagtcaaTATGCTAGAATTGAACACAATTTACTCGAAACGAGTGTTTTTCGCTACATATTTTTGgttagtaatttttataataaaactttaacaCACATTGAAATTTCCAAAATAAACGTTTttcaagcaaattttaatatacaattttgtatttttatttttactttgaaatttaaatgaaccGCTCTCTGGAcaagaatttattaatttaacatgctctgttaataattaaatgctagcCGGTCGTCGACGAGTATCGATAGGGCTCGATAGTATCGAAAGATTAAGGATTCCTGGCTGTGGGGGAGGACTTGAGATGTGTATactgattttattattatttaaatttgtattaatacgACAggttttaagcaaattatttactataaatatataaaaaaaaaaaacaccaaatCTAGCGGAAAAATGGCTAAGTTTTGCTTGTGACAACTCTGTGCGTATGTTATGTGCCCATGACAACTCTGTGCTTATGTTGTATAGAAAAGGACAACACGATTGGCGCTGTCAAAACTGTTAAAGATGCAAGCGACCGGGTCGAAATTACTACTGCCTAATTTCTGCAAATTTCTGGCCATATTCTGCGTAATTATTACACAAAATCATGTGTCAGCCAACGTGAATCCCGCCGCTGTTGGCGTGCATCGCAGATTTGAGTACAAGTACTCGTTTAAGCCACCATACTTGGCGCAAAAAGACGGCACTGTGCCCTTCTGGGAATACGGGGGAAGTAAGTAAATTTGTGAGGGGGGCGCCCTGAAGCTCCACGTCAGTTGTTTTGGCCACTTGCGACGCGTCGCATGCGTGCAAACGAGATAGCAATAAAACGgccagcatcagcaacattcaaaatgaaacgcgaaagcaaaagccaaGTGTACACGCAggcaatttgtttagcaacaaataagaatttttttatacaaacaaCACTTGTTGCTTGCAGATGCCATTGCCAGTGCGGAAAGTGTGCGTGTGGCACCATCGCTGCGCTCGCAGAAAGGTGCTATCTGGACTAAATCGCAAACCAGCTTTGACTGGTGGGATGTGGAAATTGTATTCCGTGTGACGGGACGTGGACGCATAGGCGCTGACGGTCTGGCCTTTTGGTATACTACTGAGAAGGGTGACTATAATGGCCCAGTGTTTGGGTCATCGGATCGCTGGAATGGTCTGGGCATTATGTTCGATTCCtttgacaacgacaacaagcacaacaatcCCTACATCAGCGCTGTGTTGAACGATGGCACCAAGCAGTATGACCATGCCAATGACGGCACCACACAGCTGCTCAGCGGTTGTCTACGTGACTTCCGCAACAAACCATTCCCGACACGCGCACGCATCGAATACTACAACAATGTATTGACTGTGCTCATACACAATGGCATGTCGAACAACAACGATGACTACGAGATGTGTCTGCGTGCTGATGGAGTGCATCTGCCTAAGAACGGTTACTTCGGCATTTCGGCTGCCACTGGCGGTCTAGCTGATGATCATGATGTATTTCATTTCTTGACCACATCGCTGCATGCTGCAGGTCAACTGCAGGAGCCGCAGAAGGTGGACAATCAGGAGAAACTAACACAGGAGTATAAGGAATATCAGGATAAActagaaaagcaaaaacaggAATACAAAAAGGAACATCCGGATGAGGTATTTATCTTATCTAGCATAGCTAGTACTAAGCGCGTGCcgtaaatttattaactaatctTAGTATGACAGTCGATAGTTATTTGTGGTCATTATCAGCTTGACTTTGCTGATAGTGTGTATGCTTAAGTTGCCTTTACTAAATGTCACTAATTTTACAGCACAAAGACGAAGAGGAATGGGACGAGTTCTACGAATCTGAAAACCAACGCGAGCTTCGTCAAATTTGGCAGGGACAAAGCCAAATTGCTGATCATCTACGTGATTTGCATCGCAAGGTAGATGAAATTATTGGACGTCAAGAAAATACGCTTTCGTTGGTTTCACGGGGATTGGCTGGACAACAGGCTTTGCCACCAGCGGCGCCAGGCAGCGTGCCCGTGCCTCAGCAGTTACCAGCTGGCGTATCCATAACACGTCAAGAAGTGGACATGCTAATTTCCAATCAGAACATATTGATGACCACCATCCGTGAGATAC
The DNA window shown above is from Drosophila busckii strain San Diego stock center, stock number 13000-0081.31 chromosome 3L, ASM1175060v1, whole genome shotgun sequence and carries:
- the LOC108598535 gene encoding protein ERGIC-53, which translates into the protein MQATGSKLLLPNFCKFLAIFCVIITQNHVSANVNPAAVGVHRRFEYKYSFKPPYLAQKDGTVPFWEYGGNAIASAESVRVAPSLRSQKGAIWTKSQTSFDWWDVEIVFRVTGRGRIGADGLAFWYTTEKGDYNGPVFGSSDRWNGLGIMFDSFDNDNKHNNPYISAVLNDGTKQYDHANDGTTQLLSGCLRDFRNKPFPTRARIEYYNNVLTVLIHNGMSNNNDDYEMCLRADGVHLPKNGYFGISAATGGLADDHDVFHFLTTSLHAAGQLQEPQKVDNQEKLTQEYKEYQDKLEKQKQEYKKEHPDEHKDEEEWDEFYESENQRELRQIWQGQSQIADHLRDLHRKVDEIIGRQENTLSLVSRGLAGQQALPPAAPGSVPVPQQLPAGVSITRQEVDMLISNQNILMTTIREIRQLTGDINVRTDSIQTNQKHAPTAQIQSAGYDVQTLIAEMRDGMNQVKQGISHVGQRLGTQNGAQVAPCPTGNCVGVTLFLSVTAVQLLLVFIYNIFKNRSDSNAKKFY